A genomic window from Cloacibacillus evryensis DSM 19522 includes:
- a CDS encoding homoserine dehydrogenase: MTKIIKFCVAGFGNVGARFMKLLLEKEAQLKEEYDCEMCLTGICTRSKGALLNSGGIAIKEVLEMNEKLGRFDPGRTDFVSCDTSEMIRRADAELFIELTTLSISDGEPATGYIREALRRGMDVITANKGPEAWHFDELAALAEAKGRLFLYETIVMDGTPVFNLVKETLRGNKVLGIKGILNGTTNFVLGELEKGGTYERALKEAQRIQLAEADPSMDVDGWDGAAKICALANILMGARTNPKAASVTSVARVGQEDIKKARERGRKIKYICSAECDEQSGIVDLRVEPREIPFDDPLCSVNGTSAAITFYTDLAGEISIVQTNPGILQTAYGVYSDLLTLIMSQK; this comes from the coding sequence ATGACAAAAATAATAAAATTCTGCGTGGCGGGCTTTGGAAACGTCGGAGCCCGGTTCATGAAACTACTGCTCGAAAAAGAAGCGCAGCTCAAAGAAGAATATGACTGTGAAATGTGTTTGACGGGAATCTGTACCCGTTCGAAAGGCGCTCTTTTGAATAGCGGCGGTATCGCGATAAAAGAAGTGCTAGAAATGAATGAGAAACTTGGGCGCTTCGACCCGGGGCGCACCGATTTCGTTTCCTGCGATACTTCCGAAATGATCCGCAGGGCCGACGCCGAGCTTTTTATCGAGCTGACGACGCTCTCCATCAGTGACGGCGAACCGGCGACCGGTTACATCAGAGAGGCATTGAGGCGAGGCATGGACGTGATAACGGCTAACAAAGGGCCGGAAGCTTGGCACTTTGACGAGCTTGCGGCGCTCGCCGAAGCAAAAGGGCGTCTCTTTCTTTACGAGACGATCGTGATGGACGGCACACCTGTTTTCAATCTCGTAAAAGAGACCCTGCGTGGGAATAAGGTCCTCGGTATCAAAGGCATCCTCAACGGCACGACGAATTTTGTCCTTGGCGAGCTTGAAAAGGGGGGCACATACGAAAGGGCGTTAAAGGAAGCTCAGCGTATCCAACTGGCCGAAGCTGATCCGTCGATGGATGTGGACGGCTGGGACGGAGCGGCGAAAATATGTGCGCTGGCGAATATTCTTATGGGTGCGCGCACGAATCCGAAGGCCGCTTCGGTAACAAGCGTCGCGAGGGTAGGCCAAGAAGATATCAAAAAAGCGCGCGAAAGGGGCCGCAAAATAAAATACATTTGCAGCGCGGAGTGCGACGAGCAAAGCGGAATAGTAGATCTTCGTGTGGAACCGCGGGAAATTCCGTTCGACGATCCTCTTTGCAGCGTCAATGGAACGTCGGCAGCGATCACCTTTTACACAGACTTGGCGGGCGAGATATCGATCGTACAGACGAACCCCGGTATTTTACAAACGGCATATGGAGTATACAGCGACCTGCTCACACTTATAATGTCTCAAAAGTAA
- a CDS encoding 4Fe-4S binding protein, with protein MEINNAVSLYFSPTGSTRRIVTEIARNLPWPSRELDVTDYSANDEVRRMTARELLLAGVPVYGGRVPATAVRRLKNIRGGDTPAVIVAVFGNRDYDDALLELKDLLEGQGFRVAAALAAVAEHNIMRSVAGGRPDARDIEFIDNFAAKAAGKISAAVDVKELAPVTVKGNRPYRGYGGVPFKPSADSGCVRCGLCAAKCPVRAIPEEAPNKTDDKKCVTCMRCVKICPQGARSLNKLLLCAAEKLFALKYSRREEYSSFL; from the coding sequence ATGGAGATCAACAATGCGGTATCTCTATATTTCAGTCCAACCGGCTCCACGCGCAGGATAGTGACCGAGATAGCGCGAAACTTACCGTGGCCGTCGCGTGAATTGGACGTCACCGATTATTCGGCAAACGACGAAGTGCGCCGCATGACCGCCCGCGAACTGCTGCTCGCCGGCGTCCCCGTCTACGGCGGGCGCGTACCCGCGACAGCCGTCCGGCGGCTCAAAAACATCCGCGGCGGCGATACGCCGGCGGTCATCGTCGCCGTCTTCGGCAACAGGGACTACGACGACGCGCTGCTGGAGCTGAAGGATCTGTTGGAAGGGCAGGGCTTCCGTGTCGCGGCGGCGCTGGCGGCGGTCGCCGAGCATAACATCATGCGCTCGGTCGCCGGCGGGCGCCCCGACGCCCGGGATATAGAATTCATCGACAATTTTGCCGCGAAAGCGGCGGGAAAGATATCCGCCGCCGTTGATGTGAAAGAACTGGCCCCGGTAACGGTCAAAGGCAACAGACCCTACCGCGGTTACGGCGGCGTACCCTTCAAGCCGTCGGCGGACAGCGGCTGTGTGAGGTGCGGCCTCTGCGCGGCCAAGTGTCCGGTAAGGGCGATCCCGGAGGAAGCCCCGAACAAAACGGACGATAAAAAGTGCGTCACCTGCATGCGATGCGTCAAGATATGTCCGCAGGGAGCAAGGTCGCTGAACAAACTGCTGCTCTGCGCGGCGGAAAAACTCTTCGCGCTCAAATATTCGCGGAGAGAAGAATATTCATCGTTTTTGTAG
- a CDS encoding alanine racemase: MNEKYPILEINKNIIRRNAETILVLCRKNGVEPFAVIKGFNALDGVTEAIVEAGYKTLASSRLPHLAAVRRSAYDVETLALRIPMLSEIPEVIEYCDISLNSELETLKALDKEARSADKIHKVILMRDLGDLREGIFERERFIETAISAEKHLPNLRLFGVGTNLTCYGSVIPTVENLSVLAKDAAEIERAIGRELEVVSGGNTTSIPLMVSGKMPKKVNNLRIGEAITVPCDLAGHWHCPVEGLSNEGLILRAEVIEVGSKPTHPIGELGVNCFGSYSDYEDRGVRRRALVALGAFDIGACDKLIPQDKGVKILGASSDHMIIDIEDSSVNYGLGDVMSFTLHYQAMLFATANPFITKKYVN; encoded by the coding sequence ATGAATGAAAAATACCCGATTCTTGAGATAAATAAAAATATAATCCGCAGGAACGCCGAGACGATTCTTGTGCTTTGCAGGAAAAACGGTGTGGAACCATTTGCGGTCATCAAAGGTTTTAACGCTCTTGACGGTGTCACGGAGGCGATTGTTGAGGCAGGCTACAAGACTCTCGCCAGCTCGCGGCTGCCGCACCTCGCGGCAGTTAGGCGTTCCGCCTATGACGTTGAGACGCTCGCACTGCGCATACCGATGCTTTCCGAAATTCCTGAAGTCATTGAATATTGTGATATCAGCCTAAATTCAGAGCTTGAAACGCTGAAAGCTCTGGACAAAGAGGCGCGGAGTGCTGACAAGATCCACAAAGTCATACTGATGCGTGACCTTGGCGATCTGCGCGAAGGGATTTTTGAACGTGAACGCTTTATTGAAACGGCGATATCTGCGGAAAAACATCTTCCGAACCTACGTCTGTTTGGTGTGGGTACAAACCTGACCTGCTACGGTTCCGTAATTCCGACCGTTGAAAATTTGTCCGTCCTTGCGAAGGACGCGGCGGAGATAGAACGCGCGATCGGCAGGGAACTTGAGGTTGTTTCCGGAGGCAACACGACTTCCATACCTCTAATGGTCAGTGGCAAGATGCCGAAGAAGGTCAACAATCTGCGTATAGGAGAGGCAATAACCGTTCCATGCGACCTTGCCGGGCATTGGCATTGCCCAGTGGAGGGGCTTTCCAACGAGGGGCTTATACTGCGGGCCGAGGTTATCGAAGTTGGCTCGAAGCCGACCCATCCAATAGGCGAGCTTGGCGTCAATTGTTTCGGTTCCTATAGTGATTATGAGGACAGGGGCGTTCGCCGTCGGGCGCTTGTCGCGCTTGGGGCTTTTGATATTGGAGCGTGCGATAAGCTTATACCTCAGGACAAAGGCGTAAAAATACTCGGCGCAAGCAGTGATCATATGATAATAGACATTGAGGACAGCAGCGTGAACTACGGGCTGGGAGACGTAATGTCTTTCACCCTGCACTACCAGGCGATGCTTTTCGCCACCGCGAATCCGTTCATCACAAAAAAATACGTCAACTGA
- a CDS encoding aminotransferase class I/II-fold pyridoxal phosphate-dependent enzyme produces MKYTRMPIEKESPEQFGYEKIKNNLTETSVRDRNIRDLGIVLDDILLPYGDHLGDPRLRRLIAEQSGITDPDCVIVTGGAASALFLVASSLLEPGDHMIVARPNYGTNIATPEAIGADISYLDQKFEEGFRVDIEKLESLIRPDTKYISLTNPHNPTGTMMGLRELKRVIAIAEKHGVRLLVDETYRDMFKDERLPVAASLSKKVISISSLSKTYGIPGIRIGWAVCQDKEMIELLTCAKEQVCIGGSVVDEYIGYVALSQKKEWIAENDALIAGRFAIVKEWVANEEFIEWVEPRAACTCFPRIKESAGVDVEKFYKIMNDKYGTYIGPGHWFGFDDRYMRIGYAWPLEDELRAGLAGISAAIREARK; encoded by the coding sequence ATGAAGTATACGCGTATGCCAATCGAGAAGGAATCGCCGGAGCAGTTCGGATATGAGAAGATCAAAAACAATCTCACCGAGACCTCCGTGCGCGACCGCAATATCAGGGACCTGGGGATAGTGCTTGACGATATCCTGCTGCCCTATGGGGACCATCTCGGCGATCCCCGCCTGAGAAGGCTGATCGCGGAGCAGTCGGGCATTACGGACCCGGACTGCGTGATCGTCACCGGCGGCGCGGCCTCCGCGCTCTTCCTCGTCGCGTCGTCGCTGCTTGAGCCCGGCGACCACATGATCGTCGCGCGTCCCAACTACGGGACGAATATCGCCACGCCGGAGGCGATCGGCGCGGATATCAGCTATCTTGACCAGAAATTTGAAGAGGGTTTCCGCGTCGATATCGAAAAACTTGAGTCGCTGATCCGTCCCGATACGAAATACATCTCGCTGACGAATCCGCACAATCCAACGGGGACGATGATGGGGCTCCGCGAGCTCAAACGCGTCATCGCGATCGCGGAAAAGCATGGCGTCCGGCTGCTCGTAGACGAGACCTACCGCGATATGTTCAAGGACGAAAGGCTTCCCGTCGCCGCCTCGCTATCAAAAAAGGTCATCTCGATCTCTTCGCTTTCCAAGACCTACGGCATCCCCGGCATCCGTATCGGCTGGGCCGTCTGTCAGGATAAGGAGATGATCGAGTTGCTCACCTGCGCGAAAGAACAGGTCTGCATCGGCGGCAGCGTCGTGGACGAATATATCGGCTATGTCGCCCTTTCACAGAAAAAAGAATGGATCGCGGAGAACGACGCGCTGATCGCCGGCCGCTTCGCGATCGTCAAAGAGTGGGTCGCGAACGAGGAGTTCATCGAATGGGTGGAGCCGCGCGCGGCCTGCACCTGCTTCCCGCGCATCAAAGAGAGCGCCGGCGTCGACGTGGAAAAGTTCTATAAGATCATGAACGACAAATACGGCACCTATATAGGCCCCGGCCATTGGTTCGGCTTCGACGACCGCTACATGCGCATCGGCTACGCCTGGCCGCTTGAAGATGAACTGAGAGCGGGCCTCGCCGGCATCTCCGCGGCGATAAGGGAAGCGAGAAAGTAA
- a CDS encoding Na+/H+ antiporter NhaC family protein: MLTFLKLSPVILLAVMVINGIDILISASIGLFVAAFICKCTEKMKFGDIMNEAVEGAKDATLLAFILMLAYALAEIFMSTGVGAAAISIFIHAGVTGKTVAVVAFLTTCALSVSTGTSWGTFAACIPIFIWLCNVVGGNPAMTFAAAVGGSAFGDNIGLISDTTILSSGLQGVKVVDRIRAQGPWSVICVILSAICFYAFSVAMDLPNTVGDPAQILASMSKETVAILQEERPTVLTLLAQVKDGVPIYMIIPVIIVITMAVMRMDTISCLSTGIACAILFGYVAGTVTSFKDVVDLVQSGFESAGSWAVIMLFWAMGFGAVMRRMDAFGPIAALFVRVSRRVRHLVVCNGVLCLIINATLNEEMSQMATVGPVIKDIIDKNVEGSEEGKYKLRNRNALFSDAVGVHSAALIPWHTGVAYYMGLAAAVYPLYHFTIGDLYYNFMGIICVISIYVLTFTGWDRFIPLFGLPSEPDVKLKKAEA, encoded by the coding sequence ATGTTAACTTTTCTGAAGCTTTCTCCAGTCATCCTTCTCGCGGTAATGGTCATAAACGGTATCGATATTCTCATATCCGCCTCCATCGGATTATTCGTTGCTGCGTTTATCTGCAAATGCACGGAAAAAATGAAATTCGGTGACATCATGAACGAAGCTGTGGAGGGCGCCAAAGATGCGACTCTGCTTGCCTTCATTTTGATGCTGGCCTATGCTTTGGCCGAAATATTCATGAGTACTGGTGTTGGTGCGGCGGCGATATCTATCTTTATTCACGCCGGTGTAACAGGAAAAACAGTTGCCGTCGTGGCGTTTCTTACGACCTGCGCGTTATCCGTCTCTACCGGCACGTCTTGGGGAACCTTCGCCGCTTGTATCCCCATCTTTATCTGGCTCTGCAACGTAGTAGGCGGCAATCCCGCGATGACCTTCGCAGCTGCGGTGGGAGGTTCGGCATTCGGCGACAATATCGGACTCATATCCGATACGACGATACTCAGCTCCGGGTTGCAGGGAGTAAAAGTTGTCGACCGTATCCGTGCCCAAGGCCCGTGGTCCGTGATCTGCGTCATACTTTCTGCCATATGTTTCTACGCTTTCAGCGTGGCGATGGATCTTCCCAACACTGTCGGTGACCCAGCGCAGATTTTGGCAAGCATGTCGAAGGAGACTGTTGCTATACTCCAGGAGGAACGCCCGACCGTACTGACGTTGCTGGCGCAGGTGAAAGACGGTGTTCCTATTTATATGATTATACCCGTAATAATAGTTATCACGATGGCGGTCATGCGTATGGATACGATTAGCTGTCTTTCAACGGGCATTGCCTGCGCGATACTCTTTGGTTATGTGGCGGGAACCGTGACCTCTTTTAAAGATGTAGTCGACCTCGTGCAGTCAGGGTTTGAAAGCGCTGGCAGCTGGGCGGTGATCATGCTTTTCTGGGCGATGGGCTTCGGTGCGGTCATGCGCAGGATGGACGCCTTTGGCCCCATCGCCGCTCTCTTCGTCAGGGTAAGTCGCCGGGTGCGCCATTTAGTCGTGTGCAACGGAGTTCTTTGTCTCATCATCAACGCCACGCTCAACGAGGAAATGTCGCAGATGGCTACCGTAGGGCCGGTAATAAAAGATATCATCGATAAAAACGTGGAGGGCTCAGAAGAAGGCAAATACAAACTGCGCAACAGAAACGCCCTCTTCTCCGATGCTGTCGGCGTGCACTCCGCCGCGCTGATCCCCTGGCACACCGGCGTTGCCTACTACATGGGGCTCGCGGCTGCGGTTTACCCTCTCTACCATTTCACGATCGGCGATCTTTACTATAACTTTATGGGGATAATATGTGTGATCTCGATATATGTTTTGACTTTTACGGGCTGGGACAGGTTCATACCGCTTTTCGGCTTGCCGTCTGAACCTGATGTGAAACTGAAAAAGGCCGAAGCCTAG
- a CDS encoding HAD family hydrolase produces the protein MPNIIAVIWDFDKTLVDGYMQDPIFEEYGVDAADFWREANALPGMYLKTQGVKVNPDTIYLNHFIHRTREGLFPGLNNKKLREFGASLKFYPGVPEIFSVINELLTNERKYGDYDIKVEQYIVSTGMAEVIKGSSIMPYVENIWGCELIEETGADGVPVIAEVGYTIDNTTKTRALFEINKGVWNSGGLIEVNTNIPEDRRRVSFKNMIYIADGPSDVPAFSVVNKNGGATFAIYPRGNMKAFAQAEQLRKDGRINMFAEADYRKDTTAYMWITAKIREMADRIYGEEKQKIIKNISELPRHLA, from the coding sequence ATGCCGAATATAATCGCCGTGATATGGGATTTTGATAAGACGCTGGTCGACGGCTATATGCAGGATCCGATATTTGAAGAATACGGTGTCGACGCCGCCGATTTCTGGCGCGAGGCCAACGCGCTTCCCGGGATGTACTTGAAGACGCAGGGCGTCAAGGTCAACCCCGATACTATCTATCTGAACCATTTTATCCACCGCACGCGCGAGGGGCTCTTTCCTGGGCTCAATAATAAAAAACTTCGTGAATTCGGCGCTTCGCTGAAATTTTATCCCGGCGTGCCGGAGATTTTCAGCGTTATCAACGAACTCCTCACAAACGAGCGCAAATACGGCGATTACGACATCAAAGTAGAACAGTATATCGTGAGCACGGGGATGGCCGAAGTGATAAAAGGCTCCTCGATAATGCCCTATGTCGAGAATATCTGGGGCTGCGAGCTGATCGAAGAAACCGGCGCCGACGGTGTGCCGGTGATCGCCGAGGTCGGCTATACGATAGACAACACCACCAAGACCCGCGCGCTCTTTGAGATAAACAAAGGCGTATGGAACTCCGGCGGCCTGATCGAGGTCAATACCAACATCCCCGAGGATCGGCGCCGCGTCAGCTTCAAAAACATGATCTACATCGCCGACGGCCCCAGCGACGTTCCGGCCTTCTCCGTCGTCAACAAGAACGGCGGCGCGACCTTCGCCATCTATCCGCGCGGCAATATGAAAGCCTTCGCCCAGGCCGAGCAGCTGCGCAAAGACGGCCGCATCAACATGTTCGCGGAGGCCGACTATCGAAAAGACACCACCGCCTATATGTGGATAACCGCGAAGATACGCGAGATGGCCGACCGTATTTACGGCGAGGAAAAACAAAAGATAATAAAAAACATCTCCGAACTCCCGCGGCATCTGGCGTAG
- a CDS encoding immune inhibitor A domain-containing protein — MKSLKRILTALFIAAVTTAAAYAGPSLQSRSTLTQPDGGSFAAVKRGDEFMHWYETSDKYAVLKDDAAGCWVFALALASGGLTPSSVPYSEGASAPDGAVKNFIPAKETVNKLREKYAGPASSRTSSAKAAAAKTWTSNPVSGERDAVFIRVNFQDIKFKSTAGDSRAQIWGAEHSVRRYYLDQSHGELSIVSADFGAAGRKDIVEITMTSADYNEGKHPDRLLSDETYGGDYYKSHKNEVAFVTSVLKRTGLDFGRFDKNGDGIIAADELVVYLLFAGYEKSASDKTPSVWMHAWESWDGEGAEHIVYASNDIILGHWSYGGELSELMVQSRDVSLPVVGGIVHELGHQICSLPDLYDVAGANSGLGVFSVMAGGSWGCRSGGVELPGATPPNLDAWSRKYLGWDAPEALTPTGTSVSLICGTPRNGNFPIVRLNSPYLDSTYEYILAEVRNPNAADWDGGIGGRLESRGVDVPASFKGGVLLQHIDERSGSGSLGGGNDFNAYTEQGHQGNMAIWADGDPRAEEAGQGSYLSLWYAGNGMKPDTYFYGTRDAAVAKQFSGIELSAFSPSGEVASVAVTQAGTGGGGCAAAVFPLLLLVGALPFIFRKKK, encoded by the coding sequence TTGAAGAGTTTGAAGAGGATCCTAACGGCGCTTTTCATCGCCGCCGTCACGACCGCCGCCGCTTACGCCGGCCCCTCGCTGCAAAGCCGCTCGACACTGACGCAGCCCGACGGCGGGAGTTTTGCCGCGGTGAAGCGCGGAGACGAATTTATGCACTGGTACGAAACATCTGACAAATACGCCGTGCTGAAGGATGACGCCGCCGGCTGCTGGGTCTTTGCCCTCGCCTTGGCGTCGGGCGGACTGACGCCCTCCTCGGTCCCCTATTCGGAGGGCGCCTCCGCTCCGGACGGCGCCGTTAAGAATTTTATCCCCGCCAAAGAGACGGTGAACAAGCTGCGGGAAAAATACGCCGGCCCCGCCTCTTCAAGGACAAGCTCGGCCAAAGCCGCCGCCGCGAAGACATGGACCTCGAATCCCGTTTCAGGCGAGCGCGATGCGGTGTTTATCCGCGTCAACTTTCAGGATATTAAATTTAAGTCGACAGCCGGAGATTCCAGAGCGCAGATATGGGGCGCGGAGCATTCCGTCCGCCGCTATTATCTCGACCAGTCGCACGGAGAGCTGAGTATCGTCTCGGCCGACTTCGGCGCGGCGGGCAGAAAAGATATCGTCGAGATCACTATGACTTCCGCCGATTACAACGAGGGAAAGCATCCCGACCGTTTGCTGAGCGACGAAACCTACGGCGGCGATTATTATAAATCGCATAAAAACGAAGTCGCTTTCGTGACCAGCGTCCTCAAGCGCACCGGCCTTGACTTCGGAAGATTTGACAAGAACGGCGACGGTATTATCGCGGCGGACGAACTTGTCGTCTATCTGCTTTTCGCGGGCTATGAGAAATCCGCCTCCGATAAAACCCCCTCCGTCTGGATGCACGCATGGGAATCGTGGGACGGCGAGGGGGCCGAACATATCGTCTACGCCTCGAACGATATTATCCTGGGGCATTGGTCTTACGGCGGAGAGCTTTCGGAGCTGATGGTGCAGTCCCGGGATGTCTCCCTTCCGGTCGTCGGCGGCATCGTCCACGAACTTGGCCACCAGATATGCAGTCTGCCCGACCTCTATGACGTGGCCGGCGCCAACAGCGGACTCGGCGTCTTTTCCGTGATGGCCGGCGGCTCGTGGGGCTGCAGGAGCGGCGGCGTGGAACTTCCCGGCGCGACGCCGCCAAACCTCGACGCCTGGAGCAGGAAGTATCTCGGCTGGGACGCCCCGGAGGCGCTGACGCCGACAGGTACGTCCGTCAGCCTTATCTGCGGCACGCCGAGGAACGGTAATTTCCCGATCGTGCGCCTCAACTCCCCCTATCTCGATTCCACTTATGAATATATTCTTGCCGAAGTCAGGAACCCCAACGCCGCCGACTGGGACGGCGGTATCGGCGGGCGCTTGGAGAGCAGGGGCGTGGACGTGCCCGCGTCGTTCAAAGGCGGCGTCCTGCTGCAGCATATCGACGAACGCTCCGGCTCCGGCTCGCTGGGTGGGGGAAACGATTTCAACGCCTATACCGAGCAGGGACATCAGGGCAACATGGCGATCTGGGCCGACGGCGATCCTCGCGCGGAGGAGGCTGGGCAGGGAAGCTATCTGTCACTCTGGTATGCCGGCAACGGCATGAAGCCTGATACATATTTCTATGGAACGCGCGACGCGGCTGTCGCCAAACAGTTCTCGGGAATCGAGCTTTCCGCCTTTTCGCCGTCCGGCGAAGTCGCCTCCGTCGCGGTAACGCAGGCGGGAACTGGCGGCGGCGGCTGCGCGGCGGCGGTATTCCCGCTGCTTCTGCTCGTCGGCGCGCTGCCGTTTATCTTCAGGAAGAAGAAATAA
- the trhA gene encoding PAQR family membrane homeostasis protein TrhA: MNKDKREVTSSLTHLAGALLALAGTIKLAYDAFGEKSAGAFASVLVFGVSMVLLYSTSSLYHWCCAVRARAAAFMQRLDHMAIFLLIAGTYTPICVIMLGYPVGYIMLALVWGVALAGLLMKIFWMGAPVWLSCSVYVAMGWIAAFFIVPLVRALPLSATLWLIAGGALYTAGAIIFGLERPRFKLSWFGSHELFHLFVIGGSVCHYITVARCLA, encoded by the coding sequence ATGAATAAGGATAAAAGAGAGGTAACGAGTTCTCTCACACACCTAGCGGGAGCGCTGCTCGCCCTTGCGGGAACGATAAAGCTGGCCTATGACGCTTTTGGCGAGAAGAGCGCGGGCGCGTTTGCCTCTGTGCTTGTTTTCGGCGTCAGCATGGTGCTGCTCTATTCCACAAGCTCGCTCTATCACTGGTGCTGCGCCGTTCGGGCCCGGGCCGCGGCCTTTATGCAGCGGCTCGACCACATGGCGATCTTCCTGCTCATCGCGGGCACATACACACCGATATGTGTGATAATGCTCGGCTATCCGGTGGGATATATCATGCTGGCGCTCGTTTGGGGAGTGGCGCTGGCCGGGCTTTTGATGAAGATTTTCTGGATGGGAGCGCCAGTCTGGCTCTCCTGTTCGGTTTATGTGGCGATGGGATGGATCGCGGCCTTCTTCATCGTGCCGCTGGTACGCGCGCTGCCGCTTTCGGCGACGCTGTGGCTGATCGCCGGCGGCGCGCTCTACACGGCGGGCGCTATAATCTTCGGGCTCGAACGGCCGCGTTTCAAGCTCTCGTGGTTCGGCTCGCACGAGCTATTTCATCTCTTCGTGATCGGCGGTTCCGTCTGCCACTATATCACCGTCGCGCGCTGCCTCGCGTAA
- a CDS encoding (deoxy)nucleoside triphosphate pyrophosphohydrolase, producing MTEVVAALVWDDDKFMICQRPKEKARGLLWEFAGGKVEPGETKEAALIRECREELGVTISVGGVFMEVEHRYPDITVRLTLFNAKIAEGVPQMLEHNDIRWIRREDIPLYAFCPADVEILKKLQNYRSQ from the coding sequence ATGACGGAAGTAGTGGCGGCGCTGGTTTGGGACGACGATAAATTCATGATCTGCCAGAGGCCGAAGGAAAAGGCGCGCGGGCTGCTGTGGGAATTTGCCGGCGGCAAGGTCGAGCCTGGTGAGACAAAGGAGGCGGCGCTGATACGCGAATGCCGCGAGGAGCTGGGCGTCACGATATCCGTCGGCGGCGTGTTCATGGAGGTCGAGCACCGCTATCCCGATATCACCGTGCGCCTGACCCTTTTCAACGCGAAGATCGCGGAGGGCGTTCCGCAAATGCTCGAACACAACGACATCCGCTGGATAAGAAGAGAGGATATACCTCTTTATGCTTTCTGCCCGGCGGATGTGGAGATCCTAAAGAAGCTGCAAAATTATCGCAGCCAATAA